A window from Pararge aegeria chromosome 6, ilParAegt1.1, whole genome shotgun sequence encodes these proteins:
- the LOC120624669 gene encoding nuclear cap-binding protein subunit 3-like, with product MEEDKEEGEMSDDTEMVVDEERVTNDNDTKCTVLYTADKNGPLVKKLTKVDATKLEERAKRFGLDLSGNRVVTQKQIDELYNNFGIESGNERHFRFDTLHLNGVHGLTTKEIFQYLEDYKPVSLEWIDDNSCNIVCQDDISVALALLVHSREIMNKDIKNMLSEKSTYHWREGMPHPNKDLILMRFATNSDKKMTIKLPEQKVKDEENFTDVGKNPWGDLCRSWGVYDHQELFQRKLPKVDYEDENSEIQVQPVQLKNKRLAMRLGKRTLRSDDESSTSDSEWKIKSKTPRMRMRADDEESKQKKQNLTKQFKVEDDESFAPLSIEVINSKSTFTPRESKNISEKFRYKEAITKNVHRNIQSRLGVKVAPEEHTSSSDESLSSDSDHNVVSRVQKVTSNLKTSDVWSRLESMPQNVAQKDLRQVLTTRKHKSDDLREKIGKSKQCNLRIEIDNNYTDE from the exons ATGGAGGAAGATAAAGAAGAAGGTGAAATGAGTGATGATACAGAAATGGTTGTAGACGAGGAACGTGTAACTAACGATAATGATACAAAATGTACCGTG cTTTATACAGCAGATAAAAATGGACCCCTTGTAAAAAAGTTGACCAAAGTTGATGCTACAAAGCTTGAAGAGAGAGCAAAACGTTTTGGTCTAGACCTCAGTGGCAATAGAGTGGTCACACAGAAACAAATTGATGAGCTTTACAATAATTTTGGCATTGAAAGTGGAAATgaaagacattttagatttgatacattgcatttgaatgGTGTACATGGTCTGACAACAAAGGAAATTTTTCAGTACTTAGAAGATTACAAACCAGTGTCTCTGGAATGGATAGATGATAATTCAT GTAATATTGTCTGTCAGGATGACATATCTGTTGCATTAGCATTATTGGTGCATTCCAGAGAAATAATGAACAAggacataaaaaatatgctaaGTGAAAAGTCCACTTACCATTGGAGAGAAGGAATGCCCCATCCAAACAAAGATTTAATATTGATGCGTTTTGCAACaaatagtgataaaaaaatgacaataaaaTTACCAGAACAAAAAGTAAAAGATGAAGAAAATTTTACGGATGTGGGGAAAAATCCTTGGGGCGATTTATGTAGATCATGGGGTGTTTATGATCATCAAGAATTGTTTCAAAGAAAATTGCCCAAAGTAGATTATGAAGACGAAAATTCCGAAATACAAGTCCAACCTgtacagttaaaaaataaaagattagcTATGCGACTCGGGAAAAGAACTCTTAGAAGTGATGATGAGAGCAGTACTTCAGATTCAGAGtggaaaataaaatctaaaactccAAGGATGAGAATGCGTGCAGATGATGAAGAATCAAAGCAAAAGAAACAAAACTTAACTAAACAATTCAAAGTTGAAGATGATGAAAGCTTTGCTCCTTTATCTATAGAGGTTATTAACTCTAAAAGTACATTTACTCCAAGagaatcaaaaaatatatcagaAAAGTTTAGATACAAAGAAgcaataacaaaaaatgtaCATAGAAATATACAATCAAGATTAGGTGTTAAGGTAGCACCAGAAGAACACACAAGTTCAAGTGATGAATCCTTATCTAGTGATTCTGACCATAATGTGGTGAGTAGGGTACAAAAGGTTACCAGTAACTTGAAAACTTCTGATGTGTGGTCAAGATTGGAAAGTATGCCACAGAATGTAGCACAAAAAGATCTAAGACAAGTTCTGACAACACGCAAACATAAATCAGATGATTTAAGAGAAAAAATTGGTAAATcaaaacaatgtaatttacgtaTTGAAATAGACAATAATTATACTGATGAATAA